In Pseudomonas deceptionensis, a single window of DNA contains:
- a CDS encoding endonuclease/exonuclease/phosphatase family protein, translated as MRGWKSERIVGLHEPQVNEDHLAACGMPDDRRLRLLSFNIQVGNSTQGYRHYLTRSWQHVLPHKGRAGNLERIGDLLGDFDLVALQEADGGSHRSGYINQVKYLAQQGEFPYWYQQLNRNLGRLAQHSNGLLSRLRPSAIEDHPLPGPAGRGAILVRFGEGPDALVVVVMHLALGTKTRTLQLAYIRELIGGYQHQVLMGDMNTHANDLLHTSPLRDLGLLAPQMEATFPSWRPQRCLDHILLSPSLTLERVQVLNQPISDHLPVAVDIRLPGSVGVDSQLVLRPPGIEPKA; from the coding sequence GTGCGCGGCTGGAAGAGCGAACGAATCGTTGGCCTGCATGAACCGCAGGTCAACGAGGACCATCTGGCAGCTTGCGGGATGCCGGATGACCGGCGTTTGCGTTTGCTCAGTTTCAATATCCAGGTCGGTAACAGCACCCAGGGTTACCGGCACTACCTGACCCGCAGCTGGCAGCATGTGCTGCCACACAAGGGCAGGGCCGGAAACCTGGAACGCATCGGCGACTTGTTGGGCGACTTCGATCTGGTCGCCCTGCAAGAGGCGGACGGTGGAAGTCACCGTTCCGGCTACATCAATCAGGTCAAGTACCTGGCCCAACAGGGCGAATTCCCCTACTGGTATCAACAACTCAATCGCAATCTCGGCCGCCTGGCCCAGCACAGCAACGGGCTGCTCAGCCGTCTGCGCCCCAGCGCGATTGAAGATCATCCCTTGCCCGGCCCTGCGGGTCGTGGCGCGATTCTGGTGCGTTTTGGTGAGGGCCCGGATGCATTGGTGGTTGTGGTCATGCACCTGGCACTGGGGACAAAAACCCGCACCCTGCAGCTGGCCTATATTCGTGAGCTCATTGGTGGCTATCAGCATCAAGTGCTGATGGGCGATATGAACACCCATGCCAACGACCTGCTGCACACTTCGCCTCTGCGCGACCTCGGTTTGCTGGCGCCGCAAATGGAGGCTACTTTCCCCAGTTGGCGCCCGCAGCGTTGCCTTGATCATATTTTGCTTAGCCCCAGCCTGACCCTTGAACGGGTGCAGGTGCTGAACCAGCCTATTTCTGACCATCTGCCAGTAGCGGTCGATATACGCTTGCCCGGCTCTGTCGGCGTTGATTCGCAGCTTGTGTTGAGACCACCTGGCATTGAGCCCAAGGCATGA
- a CDS encoding GGDEF domain-containing protein, producing MRDDAAHWKEKYLKSIEQQDTLERRWNTRLDLLRRGLVRSTLAAEGTDRTVDQCMKEMREAVRTNEMDAALAALLPRLEKAVLDSEQRRETRVEQVSEALNSLVTQLQALPLPREVSKPLKAFAKQLENRVAHAREIPLLLGELSHLQGQALAPQLNGSSPPRPGLLQRLFGGHDADKAPSEPSEAVVPPAVARPLAAPSPEVAPRAVIEVAPAQVKAPEPQVVPLADAEPQPLPEVEPEPESLVPEAPVEQAASGALESVVALVDAENNLPEARIELPALAAIDSPAPVVDDIDAVYALPESPEPSYSSVAAHIEATLLGLLNDLSLPEHHRPQAEAMRRRLEKGLNWYELLPILDDLAVLMLAITDSGQHEFEAYLKQLNGRLESFQNNLQAASEGHAEGQSAADDLHAQLREHLGGMQNSVQSAVDLNSLKHLLENRLEGLLSTLDRHQQQRNAREQEVCAHLQGLTERVAHMEQQAQGYREHLEEQRQKALIDPLTGLPNRAAWGERLQHEVQAWQTHGNSLLIAMLDLDHFKRINDGYGHLAGDKVLKIIAAQLCKHLRPGDFVARFGGEEFVLLMPDTTLATGLQQAEKLRAAIEACPFHFKGEPVTLTASIGVSAFKAGDRSDHVLKRADEALYRAKANGRNGVEPCSSDN from the coding sequence ATGAGAGACGACGCAGCTCACTGGAAAGAAAAATACCTCAAAAGTATTGAACAGCAGGACACGCTTGAGCGCCGCTGGAATACCCGTCTCGATTTGCTGCGCCGTGGGCTGGTGCGCAGCACCCTGGCGGCGGAAGGCACCGACCGGACTGTCGATCAGTGCATGAAGGAAATGCGCGAAGCAGTGCGCACCAATGAGATGGACGCTGCCCTGGCCGCCTTGTTGCCACGCCTGGAAAAAGCCGTGCTCGACTCCGAGCAGCGCCGCGAGACGCGGGTCGAGCAAGTCAGCGAGGCGCTCAATAGCCTGGTTACCCAACTGCAAGCTTTGCCGCTGCCCCGTGAAGTCAGCAAGCCACTCAAGGCATTTGCCAAGCAGCTCGAAAACCGGGTGGCCCACGCACGTGAAATACCATTGCTGCTGGGAGAGCTCAGCCACTTGCAAGGGCAGGCACTGGCGCCACAACTCAATGGCTCAAGCCCGCCCCGTCCGGGGTTGTTGCAACGCTTGTTCGGGGGCCACGACGCCGATAAAGCGCCAAGCGAACCCAGTGAAGCTGTAGTGCCACCGGCTGTTGCCAGACCGCTGGCAGCGCCCTCGCCAGAGGTTGCGCCGCGGGCCGTCATTGAGGTCGCCCCTGCGCAAGTCAAAGCCCCGGAGCCGCAGGTTGTGCCTTTGGCCGACGCTGAGCCCCAACCGCTCCCTGAAGTTGAGCCGGAGCCTGAATCCCTGGTTCCTGAAGCGCCTGTAGAGCAGGCCGCTAGCGGTGCGCTGGAGTCGGTTGTTGCGCTGGTAGACGCAGAAAACAACCTGCCTGAGGCGCGGATCGAACTGCCTGCCCTTGCAGCGATCGACAGCCCCGCCCCGGTCGTAGATGACATTGATGCGGTCTATGCCCTGCCTGAGAGCCCCGAGCCGTCTTACAGCTCGGTCGCGGCGCATATCGAAGCCACATTGCTTGGCTTGCTGAACGATCTGTCACTGCCCGAGCACCACCGGCCGCAGGCCGAAGCCATGCGTCGGCGTCTGGAAAAAGGGCTCAACTGGTACGAGTTACTGCCGATCCTCGATGATCTTGCCGTCTTGATGCTGGCCATCACTGACAGTGGCCAGCACGAGTTCGAGGCCTATCTCAAACAGCTGAACGGGCGTCTGGAATCGTTCCAGAACAACCTTCAGGCGGCCAGTGAGGGTCATGCTGAAGGTCAGTCCGCCGCCGACGATTTGCACGCCCAATTGCGCGAACACCTCGGCGGCATGCAAAACAGCGTGCAATCGGCCGTCGACCTGAACAGCCTCAAACACCTTCTGGAAAACCGCCTTGAAGGGTTGTTGAGCACGCTGGACCGGCACCAGCAACAGCGTAATGCCCGCGAGCAAGAAGTGTGCGCCCATCTACAAGGGCTGACCGAGCGCGTAGCGCACATGGAGCAGCAAGCCCAGGGCTATCGCGAACACCTTGAAGAGCAACGCCAGAAAGCGCTGATAGACCCCCTCACCGGGCTGCCCAACCGAGCCGCCTGGGGTGAGCGGCTGCAGCATGAGGTGCAGGCGTGGCAAACCCATGGCAACTCCTTGTTGATAGCCATGCTCGACCTTGACCACTTCAAGCGCATCAATGATGGCTATGGCCATCTGGCCGGAGACAAGGTGCTCAAGATCATCGCCGCGCAGTTGTGCAAACACCTGCGCCCCGGCGACTTTGTTGCCCGCTTTGGCGGCGAAGAGTTTGTGTTGCTGATGCCCGACACAACACTGGCGACCGGCCTGCAACAGGCCGAGAAACTGCGGGCGGCCATCGAGGCATGCCCTTTCCACTTCAAGGGCGAACCTGTGACCCTGACGGCTTCTATCGGTGTGTCAGCGTTCAAGGCCGGTGATCGCAGCGACCACGTGCTCAAACGGGCAGATGAGGCGTTGTATCGGGCCAAGGCCAATGGGCGCAATGGCGTTGAACCGTGCTCGTCAGATAATTAA
- a CDS encoding N-acetylmuramoyl-L-alanine amidase produces MKLSALLLSIALLAGCASGPRMDTSHPSINHDSRVQFVVLHYTSTSLERSLELLTRGPVSSHYLVGDTPPTIYKLVDENQRAWHAGESQWKGRTWLNSSSIGIEIVNKGFRDTPNGRVWYPYTEGQIQSLIALLKDISTRYKIDPHNIIGHSDIAPLRKLDPGPLFPWKRLADEGFGIWPNAQAVAREQALYANALPSITWFQQQLALLGYETPQTGELDVATRHVLAAFQMHFRPSRFDGTPDAESAAILKVLNTQKG; encoded by the coding sequence ATGAAATTATCCGCCCTGCTTTTGTCTATCGCTTTGCTGGCCGGTTGCGCCAGCGGTCCTCGCATGGACACCAGCCATCCTTCGATCAACCACGACAGCCGTGTGCAGTTCGTGGTGCTCCACTACACCTCGACCTCGCTGGAGCGCTCGCTGGAGTTGCTGACCCGAGGGCCTGTGAGCAGCCATTACCTGGTGGGCGATACACCGCCGACCATCTACAAGCTGGTGGACGAGAACCAGCGTGCCTGGCATGCCGGTGAAAGCCAATGGAAAGGCCGTACCTGGTTGAACTCCAGTTCCATCGGTATCGAGATCGTGAACAAGGGGTTCCGTGATACGCCAAACGGGCGAGTCTGGTACCCCTATACCGAAGGCCAGATCCAGTCTCTGATTGCGCTGCTTAAAGACATCTCGACCCGCTACAAGATCGACCCGCACAACATCATCGGCCACAGCGACATAGCCCCGTTGCGCAAGCTCGATCCGGGCCCGTTGTTCCCCTGGAAGCGTCTGGCCGATGAAGGCTTTGGTATCTGGCCAAACGCTCAGGCGGTCGCCCGCGAACAAGCCCTGTATGCCAACGCGTTGCCGAGCATTACCTGGTTCCAGCAGCAACTGGCGCTATTGGGCTACGAAACCCCGCAAACCGGTGAGCTGGATGTAGCAACCCGCCACGTGCTGGCGGCGTTCCAGATGCATTTTCGGCCTTCACGATTCGATGGCACACCCGATGCAGAAAGTGCGGCCATCCTGAAAGTGCTGAACACGCAAAAGGGCTGA
- a CDS encoding KinB sensor domain-containing domain, which translates to MKLAIKLRTRLFLSISALITVALLGLLLGVVSVMQMAKTQEALIRNNFITLDLGLKLRQSLGDQLILMLRNQPDPKALQASTREYLALLDEGIEHERKNDLHSGFARAREDYSHFLQALHQADNEALNLSTDNELSSRFNQLRNGLITEHRRALDTIYAAQASARDRALIIASLLGLVGLAVLIIGFITAHGIARRFGAPIEALAKAADNIGKGNFEVVLPLSSATEMNLLTRRFGIMAEALRQHQATNVDELLAGQQRLQAVLDSIDDGLLMIDQQGRLEHLNPVAQRQLGWDESRLGQPLGEALKRPELDQQLQTVLRGGSLERLPEDLSVDIEGENRLLTYSLTPVSQPKGPILGAVMVLHDVTEQRAFERVRSEFVLRASHELRTPVTGMHMAFGLFLERARFDPQSRETDLLNTVNEEMQRLMQLINDLLNFSRYQNGLQKLTLAPCDIEEMLEQARARFADRAAAKSIELLIDLQPPLPGLNADQAQLERVLDNLLDNALRHTADGGQIRLQARRHGERVIISVEDNGEGIAYGQQGRIFEPFVQVGRKKGGAGLGLALCKEIVQLHGGRIGAYSRPGQGTQFYMALPLL; encoded by the coding sequence ATGAAACTGGCGATCAAGCTGCGCACCCGTCTGTTCCTGAGCATTTCGGCGCTGATTACGGTGGCGCTGCTCGGGCTTCTGCTGGGCGTCGTCAGCGTGATGCAAATGGCAAAGACCCAGGAAGCGCTGATCCGCAACAACTTCATCACCCTGGACCTGGGCCTTAAGCTGCGTCAGTCCCTGGGTGACCAGTTGATCCTGATGCTGCGCAACCAGCCCGACCCGAAGGCGCTACAGGCATCGACCCGGGAGTATCTGGCACTGCTCGACGAAGGCATCGAGCATGAGCGCAAAAACGATTTGCACAGTGGCTTTGCCCGGGCGCGGGAAGACTACAGCCACTTTCTGCAAGCGCTCCATCAGGCCGACAACGAAGCACTCAACCTGAGTACCGACAACGAGCTTTCGAGCCGTTTCAATCAGTTGCGCAATGGCCTGATCACCGAGCACCGCCGTGCACTCGACACCATTTATGCCGCACAGGCATCGGCCCGTGACCGGGCCCTGATCATCGCCTCCCTGCTGGGCCTGGTCGGGCTTGCGGTGCTGATCATCGGCTTTATTACCGCCCATGGCATTGCCAGGCGCTTTGGTGCACCTATCGAGGCACTGGCCAAAGCGGCTGACAACATCGGCAAGGGCAACTTTGAGGTGGTGCTGCCGCTTTCGTCTGCCACTGAAATGAACCTGCTGACCCGGCGCTTCGGAATCATGGCCGAGGCTTTGCGCCAGCATCAGGCAACCAATGTCGACGAACTGCTGGCAGGCCAGCAACGGCTTCAGGCGGTGCTCGACAGTATTGATGACGGACTGTTGATGATCGATCAGCAGGGCCGGCTTGAGCATTTGAACCCGGTAGCCCAGCGACAGCTGGGCTGGGACGAGAGCCGTCTCGGCCAGCCGTTGGGTGAAGCGTTGAAACGCCCCGAACTCGACCAGCAGCTGCAAACGGTGCTGCGCGGCGGCAGCCTTGAACGGCTACCGGAAGACCTGAGCGTCGATATCGAGGGCGAGAACCGCCTGCTGACCTACAGCCTGACCCCGGTCAGCCAACCCAAAGGGCCGATTCTCGGCGCAGTAATGGTGCTGCATGATGTGACCGAGCAACGCGCTTTTGAGCGTGTACGCAGCGAATTCGTACTACGCGCTTCCCATGAGTTGCGCACTCCCGTGACCGGCATGCATATGGCGTTCGGCTTGTTTCTGGAGCGTGCGCGCTTTGATCCTCAATCCCGTGAAACGGATTTGCTCAACACGGTGAACGAAGAAATGCAGCGGTTGATGCAGCTGATCAATGACCTGCTGAACTTCTCCCGCTACCAGAACGGTCTGCAAAAGCTCACGCTGGCCCCCTGCGATATCGAGGAAATGCTCGAACAGGCCCGCGCCCGCTTCGCCGACAGGGCAGCCGCCAAAAGCATCGAATTGTTGATCGACCTGCAGCCGCCACTGCCCGGGCTGAATGCCGACCAAGCCCAACTGGAGCGTGTGCTGGACAACCTGCTGGATAACGCCTTGCGCCACACCGCCGATGGCGGGCAGATTCGCCTGCAGGCCCGACGCCATGGTGAGCGGGTGATCATCAGTGTCGAAGACAATGGCGAAGGCATTGCCTACGGCCAGCAAGGACGTATTTTCGAGCCCTTCGTGCAAGTAGGTCGCAAAAAGGGCGGCGCTGGCCTTGGGCTGGCCCTGTGCAAAGAGATCGTGCAACTGCATGGCGGGCGCATCGGGGCGTACTCGCGGCCCGGGCAAGGCACACAGTTCTACATGGCGCTGCCGTTGCTGTAG
- the algB gene encoding sigma-54-dependent response regulator transcription factor AlgB, producing MESAKEHQGRILLVDDESAILRTFRYCLEDEGYTVATANSAAQADALLQRQVFDLCFLDLRLGEDNGLDVLAQMRIQAPWMRVVIVTAHSAVDTAVDAIQAGAADYLVKPCSPDQLRLATAKQLEVRQLAARLEALEGEVRKPKDGLDSHSPAMMAVLETARQVADTDANILILGESGTGKGELARAIHGWSKRARKSCVTINCPSLTAELMESELFGHTRGAFTGASESTLGRVNQADGGTLFLDEIGDFPLALQPKLLRFIQDKEYERVGDPVTRRADVRILAATNLNLEDMVRDGRFREDLLYRLNVITLHLPPLRERSEDILTLADRFLARFVKEYARPARGFSEEARLALANYRWPGNIRELRNVVERASIICPQEVVEVSHLGMAEQTTPNAPRIGAALSLDQLEKAHIGAVLATSETLDQAAKTLGIDASTLYRKRKQYNL from the coding sequence ATGGAATCAGCCAAAGAGCACCAGGGCCGCATTCTGCTGGTCGACGATGAGTCCGCCATCCTGCGTACATTCCGCTACTGCCTCGAAGACGAGGGCTACACCGTCGCCACCGCCAACAGCGCGGCACAGGCCGACGCGCTGTTGCAGCGCCAGGTGTTCGACTTGTGCTTTCTGGACCTGCGCCTGGGCGAGGACAACGGCCTGGATGTGCTGGCACAGATGCGCATTCAAGCCCCCTGGATGCGCGTGGTGATTGTCACGGCCCACTCGGCCGTCGACACCGCGGTTGATGCGATTCAGGCCGGTGCCGCAGACTATCTGGTGAAACCCTGCAGCCCTGACCAGTTGCGCCTGGCCACGGCCAAGCAATTGGAAGTGCGCCAGCTGGCCGCCCGCCTTGAGGCCCTCGAAGGTGAGGTGCGCAAGCCCAAGGACGGTCTGGACTCCCACAGCCCGGCCATGATGGCGGTGCTGGAGACTGCCCGCCAGGTCGCAGACACCGATGCCAATATCCTGATCCTGGGCGAGTCCGGCACTGGTAAAGGCGAGCTCGCGCGGGCGATTCATGGCTGGAGCAAACGCGCCAGGAAGTCCTGCGTCACTATCAACTGCCCGTCCCTGACCGCCGAGCTGATGGAAAGCGAGCTGTTCGGCCACACCCGCGGGGCGTTTACCGGCGCCAGCGAAAGCACCCTGGGCCGGGTCAACCAGGCCGACGGCGGTACATTGTTCCTGGATGAAATCGGTGATTTCCCGCTGGCACTTCAACCAAAACTGCTGCGTTTTATTCAGGACAAGGAGTACGAACGCGTCGGCGACCCCGTAACCCGCCGCGCCGATGTACGGATTCTGGCTGCCACCAACCTCAACCTTGAAGACATGGTGCGCGACGGGCGTTTTCGCGAAGACTTGCTCTACCGCCTGAACGTAATCACCTTGCATCTGCCGCCGCTGCGCGAACGCAGTGAAGACATTCTGACCCTGGCCGACCGCTTTCTGGCCCGTTTCGTCAAAGAGTACGCCCGCCCTGCCCGTGGTTTCAGCGAAGAAGCCCGCCTGGCGCTGGCCAATTACCGATGGCCGGGCAATATCCGCGAGCTGCGCAACGTGGTGGAGCGGGCGAGCATTATTTGCCCCCAGGAAGTGGTCGAAGTCAGCCACCTGGGCATGGCGGAGCAAACCACCCCCAATGCCCCGCGTATCGGTGCGGCACTGAGCCTGGACCAACTGGAAAAAGCCCATATCGGCGCCGTCCTGGCCACCAGCGAAACCCTGGACCAGGCCGCAAAAACCTTGGGCATCGACGCCTCGACGCTGTATCGCAAACGTAAGCAGTACAACCTGTGA
- a CDS encoding DUF1328 domain-containing protein, translating to MLSWAITFLIIAIIAAVLGFGGIAGTATGIAKILFVVFLVMFVVSFIFGRRGRG from the coding sequence ATGTTGAGTTGGGCAATTACCTTCCTGATTATCGCCATCATCGCTGCTGTTCTGGGCTTCGGTGGTATTGCGGGCACCGCGACCGGCATCGCCAAGATTCTCTTTGTCGTGTTCCTGGTGATGTTTGTGGTGTCGTTCATCTTTGGCCGCCGCGGTCGAGGTTGA